ACCCTCTTATTAGGAGTTTCATATGCGCTTTTGGACTTGATAGACCTTCAGACATTTCAGCTAAAACACACCATCATTATGGAAACTGGTGGAATGAAAGGCAGACGTAAAGAAATGATAAAGCCTGAGCTACACAATATCTTAAAAAAAGGCTTTGGCGTAACTACCATTCACAGTGAATATGGTATGACAGAACTCTTATCACAAGCATATTCTACGGGCAATGGAATGTACAAAACTCCACCATGGATGCGGGTTCTTACTAGAGACACAGAAGATGCGTTGTCTTACGTAACAGAAACAACAGGAGGCATTAATATCATAGACCTTGCAAATGTATACTCGTGCGCATTTATCGCTACTCAAGATTTGGGAAAAGTACACAAGAATGGTACATTTGAAGTGATGGGAAGGTTTGACAATAGCGATATTCGCGGCTGTAATTTAATGGTGTTGTAATGCAAAAGTCAAATAACAAAGGGTGCTTGTGGACATTTCTTGTCATCGTGGTAACAACTCTTGGCTTCGGATTCCTAAAGATTATAGGCTTAGCAACCTTGTTCGCATGTATCATTGCGTTAACGGTTTCGGTTATTGGGGTAAACAAATTACTCGGAAAACCCAGCAAGACATACACCACAACTGCCATAATTTTATGTTTGCTTATGGTGGGTGGATTTCAACTCATCAATTTTCTAATCTCTAAAGACTGGACAGCTATTGAGACCGATACTTTTAACACCTCAGAAAAAATGGTGTTAGGTTCTTTAGTAGAAAACGAAGATACAATTTCGGTATACCAAAGTAATCGAATCTGGAACGATAACTATGGAAACAACTACAATACAACGTTAACAATTAGAGAGCAAGATTATCTTCAGCTATACAAACATCTAGAGAGCTACACTACCAAATCTACTGTCAACTTTTGGGGTAACCTATACGATTATATAGACCGAAAAGACACACCAAAGCTCGATTTAGTTTTAGCAGCATTTTCAGAAATACAAACTACTAACAATCTAAATCAAATGCAATTTGCCGAAATGGTGGTTAGTTGTATTCAGGATATTCCTTATTCTTTTGTATTTGAAGAAGATTGTCTACCACCAGAAAATTACGAGTACAACATTAGAAAAACATTAGAACAATGTCCAGACTGTTGTATAGGCGGCGTAAAATTTGGTGTTCAAAATTCGTTGAGTTTTCTTCAGACATTGAAGGGAGACTGCGACTCTCGTACCGTGCTCATTTATTCTGTTTTAAAACATTTTGGGTATGATGTTGCAATTTTAAATAGCGTCTTCTACCGTCATTCAATACTGGGCATTAACCTGCCCGCTGCTGGAGACTATAAAGCCTATAATGGCAAACGATATGTGCTTTGGGAAACCACTGCAAAATATTTTAAAGCAGGAGAACTTCCTGCCAGTTTTAACGATGTAACCCACTGGAATGTAGTATTAACCAGTAAATAGAAAAATATGAACTCACAACTCTTCACCCTCGCTTTAATTGAAATCATACTGTCCTTGATAGTCTCGGTAGGTATCATTTTTGTCTCCTATAAACTATTGAAGCAATTATTTTTTAAGAACGAAGATGTTCAAGGAGATAACATGGCTTTTACAGTGTTTACTTCTGGTATCATTATGTCTATTGGTCTCATTTTAAGTGAAATTGTCCCTTCAATAACAAACATTATTCGCATTGCTACCACCCAGAACGAGGCCATAGATACCATAACTGTGGTGAAATACTCTTGTTTGTATTTGTTTATTGGATTTGTAGTTGCGTTGTTTATTAACGCTGCCGTCTTTCTCTTATTTTCTATTTTAACGCGTGGAGTGAACGAATTTAAAGCTATCAAAAACCATAATCTTTCCGTAGCCATCCTCGTCGTAGCCATACTTATTAGCATTACCTTAATTGCAAAAGACAGTATTGAATTACTCATTAGTGCTCTTGTGCCTTATCCAGAAGTTTCAAATTTTTTATAGGTTTATGTAAGTTGCATTTTATTCATACGACCTACCTATCGTTATGAAAAAACTTGTTCTAATTATTGCACTATTTGCCTCTGTTATAGCAATAGCTCAAGAGGTAAATACGCAGAAAGGATATGCTGCAGAAGGATATGACGTAGTTGCTTATTTTAATGCAGAGGCTTTAAAAGGAGAAAAGCAATTTACCACTACCCATCAGGGGGTAAAGTACAAATTTGCAACTCAAACAAATCTCAACGCCTTTCTAGAAAATCCGAACAAGTTCACCCCTCAATACGGTGGTTACTGCGCATACGCCGTAGCTACATCTAGCAAAAAAGTTGGTATTAATCCAAAGTCTTTTCAAATTAAAGATGGGAAACTTTATCTCTTTTACGACACAATATTTGCCGATACTTTAGAAAAATGGAATGAAGAGAATCCTGAAGTATTGCAACAAAAAGCCGACACGAACTGGGAGAAAATTGCGATGAAAAAGAATTAAACTTCATAATTGGTTGGTTAGTTTGAAAACCCTCTACAGAGCTTTATTCTGAAGAGGGCTTTCTTTTTTGCTTTGCCTTGAAGCTATCACTTTGAGAGTATCAGACATACTCAATACATGGCCTCTGTAACCAATTTTAATTAGGAATTATCACTTAACAACCAAGATAAAATAATTTCGCTTCCCTCTTTGTAGAAGAACAAATGTATTGTTTATTAAGTCTTCTGAAGTAACAGTAAAACCTTCAGATACTTTTTCTTTATTTACTGAAATAGAATTTTCTTTTAGCGCACGTCTTGCTTCGCCATTACTTTTAAGAAAACCGCTTTTCTCGGCAAGAGCAGCAATAATATCAACACCGTCTTTTATTTCTTCACTCGAAATTTCTGCCTGTGGCACACCATCAAAAACATCTAAAAAGGTCTTTTCATCAAGCGTTTTTAAATCGGCTGAAGTTGACTTTCCAAACAAAATAGCAGAGGCCTTCTCGGCATTTTCAAGTTGTTCTTGTCCGTGAACAGTTCTAGTTACCTCTTCTGCCAAACGTCTTTGTAACGAACGCAAATGGGGAGCCTCTTTGTGTTTAAGTGCTAACTCTGAGATTGTTTCTTTGTCTAAAAAGGTAAAAATCTTAATATATTTTTCGGCATCTTCGTCGCTGCTATTTAACCAATACTGGTAAAATTTGTACGGAGAAGTACGTTCTGCACTAAGCCAAATATTTCCGCCTTCACTCTTTCCAAACTTACTTCCATCACTTTTTGTAATCAAGGGACACGTAAGTGCAAAGCCTTTACCACCACCTATACGACGTATTAGTTCGGTACCTGTAGTAATGTTTCCCCATTGATCGCTTCCGCCCATCTGCAACGTGCAATTCTGATTTTGGTATAGATGCAAGAAGTCGTATCCTTGAACAAGTTGGTATGTAAATTCTGTAAAGCTCATACCATCTGTTCCATCACCTGTGATTCTGTTTTTTACAGAATCTTTCGCCATCATATAATTAATAGTAATATGCTTTCCAACGTCACGAATAAAACCAAGAAAAGAAAACTCCTTCATCCAATCGTAGTTGTTTACCATAACCGCTTCATTCTTCGCTCCAGAGGTGAAGTCTAAAAATTGCGATAACTGTAAACGCACACATTCTTGATTGTGCCGTAAAGTAGGCTCGTCTAGAAGATTTCGCTCGCTCGACTTCCCCGAAGGGTCCCCAATCATTCCTGTTGCCCCACCTACTAAGGCCACTGGTTTATGTCCAGCTCGTTGAAAAAAAGCAAGCAACATAATAGGCACCAAATTTCCAATATGTAAACTATTTGCCGTAGGGTCAAAACCCACGTAGGCACTTCGCATCTGCTCTAAGAGGTGTGCTTCAGTTTCTGGCATTACATCATGCACCATGCCCCGCCATTGCAATTCTTCAACAAAATTCTTCATGCTCATTTTCTAGATTTTCCGCAAAGATAGGCTGCTCTAACTAAACTGAAAAGCATCCCATAAAAAATAGTACTTTCGTGTTATGATTTTAGTTACCGGTGGCACAGGCCTTGTTGGAAGTCATCTTCTGTATCTTCTTATTTCGAGAGGAGCAGATGTACGTGCTATTCATCGAAGTAACAGTGACTTAACTGTAGTTGAAAAGGTGTTTGGATACTATACTGACAACCCGAAGCAACTAGCCAACCAAATCACGTGGTTTGAAGCAGACATTACCAACATTCCTAAATTAACCGAAGCGTTCAAAGATGTAACACACGTATACCACGCCGCGGCATATGTAGACTTTAATCCGAAAAACTATCAGAAACTTAAGAAAGCAAATATTGAAGGTACTGCCAATATTGTTAATTTATGCATCTCGAAATCGGTTAAAAAATTGTGCTACGTTAGCTCGATAGCCACCTTAGGAAATTCTGTTGCTAACGAGACGCTTACCGAAGAAACCTATTGGAATCCAGAGACTCAAAATAGCGTATATGCCATTACAAAATACGGTGCCGAAATGGAGGTATGGCGAGGCACACAAGAAGGATTACAAGCCGTTATCGTAAATCCCGGAGTTATTCTAGGCGAGGGATTATGGTACAAAGGAAGTGGCAGCATTATTAAAAAAGTTGCTCGTAAACTTTCGTATTACACCTCAGGAGGTATTGGTCTCGTAGACGTAAAAGATGTCACACGCGCGATGCTAGAACTCATGGAAAGCACTATAATTAACGAACGCTTTATATTGGTTGCTACCAACAAACGCTATCAAGAATTTCTTACTGAAACGGCAAACAGCCTAAATGTTCCAGCTCCTTCAAAGCCCATTGCTCAATGGAAACTAGTACTTTTTAGTAAAATAGATTGGTTTTTCGCAACCGTTTTTGGTACAAGAAGAAAGCTGCTTCGGGCCTTTGTAACTTCGTTGTACACGTATGAAACTTATGACGGAAGTAAGATTGAAAAAGAATTATCCTTCACATACACCCCTTTTTCTGAAACAATAGCTAGGGTAACAGAAAATTTCAGAAATGACCGTACTTAATACTATTGCTCTTCTTCTGTTA
This Rasiella rasia DNA region includes the following protein-coding sequences:
- a CDS encoding YHS domain-containing (seleno)protein produces the protein MKKLVLIIALFASVIAIAQEVNTQKGYAAEGYDVVAYFNAEALKGEKQFTTTHQGVKYKFATQTNLNAFLENPNKFTPQYGGYCAYAVATSSKKVGINPKSFQIKDGKLYLFYDTIFADTLEKWNEENPEVLQQKADTNWEKIAMKKN
- a CDS encoding DUF350 domain-containing protein: MNSQLFTLALIEIILSLIVSVGIIFVSYKLLKQLFFKNEDVQGDNMAFTVFTSGIIMSIGLILSEIVPSITNIIRIATTQNEAIDTITVVKYSCLYLFIGFVVALFINAAVFLLFSILTRGVNEFKAIKNHNLSVAILVVAILISITLIAKDSIELLISALVPYPEVSNFL
- the tyrS gene encoding tyrosine--tRNA ligase, translated to MSMKNFVEELQWRGMVHDVMPETEAHLLEQMRSAYVGFDPTANSLHIGNLVPIMLLAFFQRAGHKPVALVGGATGMIGDPSGKSSERNLLDEPTLRHNQECVRLQLSQFLDFTSGAKNEAVMVNNYDWMKEFSFLGFIRDVGKHITINYMMAKDSVKNRITGDGTDGMSFTEFTYQLVQGYDFLHLYQNQNCTLQMGGSDQWGNITTGTELIRRIGGGKGFALTCPLITKSDGSKFGKSEGGNIWLSAERTSPYKFYQYWLNSSDEDAEKYIKIFTFLDKETISELALKHKEAPHLRSLQRRLAEEVTRTVHGQEQLENAEKASAILFGKSTSADLKTLDEKTFLDVFDGVPQAEISSEEIKDGVDIIAALAEKSGFLKSNGEARRALKENSISVNKEKVSEGFTVTSEDLINNTFVLLQRGKRNYFILVVK
- a CDS encoding NAD-dependent epimerase/dehydratase family protein; this translates as MILVTGGTGLVGSHLLYLLISRGADVRAIHRSNSDLTVVEKVFGYYTDNPKQLANQITWFEADITNIPKLTEAFKDVTHVYHAAAYVDFNPKNYQKLKKANIEGTANIVNLCISKSVKKLCYVSSIATLGNSVANETLTEETYWNPETQNSVYAITKYGAEMEVWRGTQEGLQAVIVNPGVILGEGLWYKGSGSIIKKVARKLSYYTSGGIGLVDVKDVTRAMLELMESTIINERFILVATNKRYQEFLTETANSLNVPAPSKPIAQWKLVLFSKIDWFFATVFGTRRKLLRAFVTSLYTYETYDGSKIEKELSFTYTPFSETIARVTENFRNDRT